One genomic region from Alphaproteobacteria bacterium encodes:
- a CDS encoding SDR family NAD(P)-dependent oxidoreductase — translation MQLPQHIVITGASSGIGESLARAYARAGIRIGLLGRRKDKLDAIAASLASTGAQIWVGVVDVTQQDNLKAMLIKADEEKPIDLLIANAGISAGTFGAGESEQQARAIFGTNLDGVLNTIHPIIPRMQNRRSGQIAIMASLAGFRGFPSAPAYCASKAAVRLYGEALRGEYAKWGIKINVICPGYIETPMTAVNDFPMPFMMDATKAAHIIVKGLARNEARIAFPWPTAFAAWLLGVLPPSWTDPLLTKLPKKPAFKQ, via the coding sequence ATGCAATTACCACAACATATCGTTATTACTGGCGCATCCAGCGGTATTGGCGAATCTCTTGCCCGGGCCTATGCACGCGCCGGCATCCGCATCGGGCTATTGGGGCGACGCAAAGACAAGCTTGATGCGATTGCTGCATCACTTGCCAGCACCGGCGCGCAAATTTGGGTTGGCGTTGTTGATGTAACGCAGCAGGATAATTTAAAAGCAATGCTGATAAAGGCCGATGAGGAAAAACCGATTGATTTGCTCATTGCAAATGCCGGAATTTCTGCCGGAACATTTGGCGCAGGCGAAAGCGAACAGCAAGCACGCGCTATTTTTGGAACAAACCTGGATGGTGTTTTAAACACCATCCACCCCATCATCCCCCGCATGCAAAATCGCCGCAGCGGACAAATTGCCATTATGGCTTCGCTTGCTGGCTTTCGTGGCTTTCCCAGTGCACCTGCCTACTGTGCAAGTAAAGCAGCAGTGCGGTTATATGGCGAAGCATTACGCGGTGAATACGCCAAATGGGGCATCAAAATAAATGTAATTTGCCCCGGTTATATCGAAACGCCAATGACGGCTGTGAACGACTTCCCCATGCCGTTTATGATGGATGCGACAAAAGCTGCCCACATTATCGTGAAGGGGTTGGCGCGTAATGAAGCGCGGATTGCATTCCCGTGGCCCACGGCATTTGCTGCATGGCTACTGGGCGTATTGCCGCCTAGCTGGACAGATCCGCTCCTGACGAAACTGCCAAAAAAACCAGCATTCAAGCAATAA
- a CDS encoding peptidylprolyl isomerase, with protein MMIFKLLTVVFCLFITLPVHAEDTRIVVVVNDEAITNADVEDRMGLIFLSSGLERNEANSKSVRERVIKNLIEEKLQTQEAKHSGIDATNAEVETAIASIAKQNRMTADDMTAMLAQGNVPKQTLVDQIKATLMWTRVIQRQLRPQVEVGDDEVSAVLERIKANEGKPEYLMAEIFLNVDNPADEPKVQELAMSLIERMKNGTPFNVIAQQFSKGTGALNGGDLGWIQPGQLGGDMDKAAQAIAVGNVSPPIRMPDGFHILAKKQERIISAVDPRAIEVHMRQANFALQGRTMASVQGEIDRFRQSVASCSALTSRIGQYQDWTTADLGEKRIGELPPWLAKLAQSLPLNEPSTAMEKNGYAILLYVCERNDSGADRNTILASLGNEKLELQARRLLRDLQRSASIEMRE; from the coding sequence ATGATGATATTCAAGCTTTTAACAGTTGTGTTTTGTTTGTTCATTACCCTGCCCGTGCATGCGGAAGACACGCGCATTGTGGTAGTAGTAAATGATGAGGCGATCACCAATGCCGATGTCGAAGACCGAATGGGACTTATTTTCCTAAGCTCCGGGTTGGAGCGCAACGAAGCAAATAGCAAAAGCGTACGTGAACGCGTTATCAAGAACCTGATTGAAGAAAAGCTGCAAACGCAGGAAGCCAAGCACAGCGGCATTGATGCAACCAATGCAGAAGTCGAAACCGCAATTGCATCCATCGCCAAGCAAAATCGCATGACAGCGGATGACATGACCGCAATGCTGGCGCAGGGTAATGTTCCAAAGCAAACGCTGGTTGACCAGATTAAAGCAACGCTAATGTGGACGCGTGTTATTCAACGCCAGCTCCGCCCGCAAGTTGAAGTTGGCGATGACGAGGTCAGCGCCGTTCTGGAACGCATTAAAGCAAATGAAGGTAAGCCCGAATACCTGATGGCGGAAATTTTTCTGAATGTCGATAATCCAGCCGATGAACCTAAGGTTCAGGAACTGGCCATGAGTTTGATTGAACGCATGAAAAACGGCACGCCGTTTAACGTGATTGCGCAGCAATTCTCGAAAGGCACTGGCGCATTGAATGGCGGCGATTTGGGATGGATACAACCAGGACAGTTAGGCGGCGATATGGATAAAGCCGCGCAGGCAATCGCAGTTGGAAATGTTTCACCGCCCATTCGTATGCCAGACGGGTTTCATATTTTGGCAAAGAAACAGGAACGCATTATTAGCGCGGTTGACCCACGCGCGATTGAAGTGCACATGCGCCAAGCCAATTTTGCATTACAAGGCCGCACTATGGCTAGCGTACAAGGCGAAATTGACCGCTTCCGGCAAAGCGTTGCATCATGCAGTGCGCTTACCTCACGTATTGGCCAATATCAAGATTGGACAACAGCCGATTTAGGCGAAAAACGGATTGGCGAATTGCCACCCTGGCTTGCCAAATTGGCGCAAAGCCTGCCCTTGAATGAACCCAGCACAGCGATGGAAAAGAATGGCTATGCCATTTTACTATATGTATGCGAACGCAATGATAGCGGAGCTGACCGTAACACCATCCTCGCATCATTAGGCAATGAAAAGCTGGAATTACAGGCGCGCCGCCTGCTGCGTGATTTGCAACGCTCTGCCTCTATTGAAATGCGTGAATGA
- the rsmA gene encoding 16S rRNA (adenine(1518)-N(6)/adenine(1519)-N(6))-dimethyltransferase RsmA, which yields MSKEQPPLREVIAKHDLKAKKSLGQHFLLDLNLTRRLVREAGNLTGITAIEIGPGPGGLTRALIESPAKHIIAIERDDRFIDALQPLVDDTDGRLRIINADALEIDPVEITPAPRAVLANLPYNIGTLLLVNWLHRAQEYEFMALMFQKEVAERITAKIGSKAYGRLSVLCQYCCDVEYAFTIPARAFTPPPKIDSAVVVLRPKKTKYPVSIEAFENVTKEAFGQRRKMLRSIFKGQLTDDHFAKAKIKPEARAEELSVDDFVRLTKIIT from the coding sequence ATGAGTAAAGAACAGCCGCCCCTTCGTGAAGTTATTGCCAAGCATGATTTGAAGGCAAAAAAAAGTCTGGGCCAGCATTTCCTGCTCGATTTGAATTTAACGCGGCGGCTTGTACGCGAAGCAGGAAATTTAACTGGTATCACTGCAATTGAAATCGGGCCAGGTCCCGGCGGATTAACCCGCGCATTGATTGAAAGCCCTGCCAAACATATTATTGCGATTGAACGCGACGACAGGTTTATCGACGCATTACAGCCACTGGTAGATGATACAGATGGCCGCCTGCGCATCATCAACGCAGATGCACTGGAAATTGACCCTGTGGAGATAACGCCAGCGCCGCGCGCAGTCCTTGCCAATCTTCCCTATAACATTGGGACATTGTTATTGGTGAATTGGCTGCACCGTGCACAAGAATACGAATTCATGGCACTGATGTTCCAAAAGGAAGTTGCAGAACGTATTACCGCAAAAATTGGTAGCAAAGCCTATGGACGGCTAAGTGTCCTGTGCCAATATTGCTGCGATGTGGAATATGCTTTTACCATTCCCGCACGCGCCTTTACCCCGCCGCCTAAAATTGATAGTGCGGTTGTGGTATTGCGGCCAAAGAAAACCAAATACCCCGTCAGCATCGAAGCATTTGAAAATGTTACAAAGGAAGCATTTGGCCAACGCCGCAAAATGCTGCGCAGTATTTTCAAAGGCCAATTGACGGATGATCATTTTGCCAAAGCAAAAATCAAACCCGAAGCACGGGCAGAGGAATTAAGCGTCGATGATTTTGTGAGGCTGACCAAGATAATAACGTAG
- the gmk gene encoding guanylate kinase yields the protein MTSTYSFGEIKRRGLMLVLSSPSGAGKTTISRAILQSDPNVNMSISCTTRKKRPGEVAGVDYHFTTQEDFNLMINRGQFLEYAQVFGNMYGTPKEPVDLTLHAGGDVLFDIDWQGTQQLKEKAREDLVSVFILPPSSKELERRLIARAQDEDAEIKSRMAKAADEMSHWAEYDYVIVNNDISESVAKVRSILESERLKRRRQEGLSDFVKRLQDGL from the coding sequence ATGACATCAACCTATTCTTTCGGCGAAATCAAGCGCCGCGGTTTAATGCTGGTCCTTTCATCTCCTTCGGGCGCAGGAAAGACCACCATCAGTCGCGCCATTCTGCAATCCGACCCTAACGTGAACATGTCTATTTCTTGCACCACGCGCAAAAAGCGTCCCGGTGAAGTGGCGGGGGTGGATTATCATTTCACCACGCAGGAAGACTTCAATCTGATGATCAATCGCGGGCAGTTTCTGGAATATGCGCAGGTATTTGGCAATATGTATGGCACGCCCAAGGAACCGGTTGATTTAACGCTTCATGCCGGTGGTGATGTATTGTTCGATATTGATTGGCAAGGCACACAGCAGCTTAAAGAAAAAGCGCGCGAAGATTTGGTCAGCGTGTTTATCCTTCCGCCATCCTCCAAGGAACTGGAGCGCCGTTTGATTGCGCGTGCGCAAGATGAAGATGCGGAGATTAAAAGCCGCATGGCCAAAGCCGCGGATGAAATGAGCCATTGGGCTGAATATGATTATGTGATTGTAAATAACGATATTTCTGAATCAGTCGCCAAGGTGCGTTCAATTTTGGAAAGCGAGCGTTTAAAACGCCGCCGTCAGGAAGGCTTATCGGATTTCGTCAAGCGCTTACAAGATGGCCTATAA
- the pdxA gene encoding 4-hydroxythreonine-4-phosphate dehydrogenase PdxA yields the protein MMFDQIKAFFKPKPLAPSNQKPISVSMGEPAGIGAEVLFKSWLARRNTHIPPFFLVGDPEFTDAQAKALNMFVPVEKIEHPSQANAVFNRALPVYPLELETEVKPGIADPANAGAVLDSIKIATKFVMDGDASAIVTLPIHKSTLYQSGFGFAGHTEYLTSLCNTTKATVMMLEIDTLRVALSTIHVSLKDAIDKITTSLIVNQTLTVERSLRHMFGIAKPRIAIAALNPHAGEHGAMGLEEIEIIIPAIEQLRERGIDISGPHPADTMFHKNARAQYDCAICLYHDQGLIPIKTLDFHGGVNITLGLPIVRTSPDHGTAFDIAGKGVADPASLIAALKRAEGLAIARAAYKTVKA from the coding sequence ATGATGTTTGACCAGATAAAAGCATTCTTTAAACCAAAACCTCTAGCGCCATCAAACCAGAAACCCATCAGCGTCAGCATGGGTGAGCCTGCTGGTATTGGCGCTGAAGTGTTGTTCAAAAGCTGGCTTGCTCGGCGCAACACGCACATCCCGCCATTCTTCTTGGTCGGTGACCCTGAATTCACCGATGCACAAGCCAAGGCCCTGAACATGTTTGTGCCCGTTGAGAAAATCGAGCATCCATCACAGGCCAATGCTGTATTCAACCGCGCGCTACCCGTTTATCCTTTGGAATTGGAGACGGAAGTAAAACCCGGCATAGCCGACCCCGCCAATGCGGGCGCGGTATTAGACAGCATCAAAATCGCAACCAAGTTCGTGATGGATGGAGATGCCAGCGCAATCGTCACGTTGCCCATTCATAAAAGCACACTCTATCAATCCGGATTTGGTTTTGCGGGGCATACGGAATACCTGACAAGCCTGTGCAATACGACAAAAGCCACGGTGATGATGCTGGAAATTGATACGTTGCGCGTGGCGCTTTCCACCATTCATGTGTCCCTCAAAGATGCGATAGATAAAATCACCACCAGTTTGATTGTAAACCAAACGCTTACCGTTGAGCGTTCATTACGCCACATGTTTGGCATTGCCAAACCGCGCATTGCGATTGCCGCATTGAACCCGCATGCGGGGGAACACGGCGCGATGGGTCTTGAAGAAATTGAAATTATTATACCCGCGATTGAGCAGTTGCGCGAGCGAGGCATTGATATATCTGGCCCGCATCCAGCGGACACCATGTTTCACAAAAACGCGCGCGCGCAGTACGACTGCGCGATATGCCTTTATCATGACCAAGGACTTATTCCCATAAAAACACTAGATTTTCATGGCGGCGTGAATATCACGCTGGGCTTGCCGATTGTACGCACATCACCCGACCATGGCACAGCATTTGATATAGCTGGGAAAGGCGTTGCCGACCCCGCAAGCCTTATCGCAGCATTAAAACGCGCGGAAGGGTTGGCGATTGCACGCGCAGCTTATAAAACCGTAAAAGCATGA